A stretch of the Candidatus Latescibacter sp. genome encodes the following:
- a CDS encoding fused MFS/spermidine synthase: MAKHKESKSKAVSKPEKTSTLAPPYFLVLSFFFISGMTGLIYEILWIRMIVKIIGSSPFAVSIVLTVFMGGLGLGSYLASRYIDRHNTPRELVKIYGVLELVIGVYGLVLPVLLILFKPLYAFLYNHLFGYFLFYNLLTFLGCSFLLILPVTCMGATLPVLSRFYVTRLSRIGASLGRLYSINTIGGALGALFCGFWIINFWGVWGSLAFAILLNITIGLSSIYLASTLKKGPVPLAFEAPSANDKPYYASAIGAGALVIFAVSGFCSMAYEVIWTKLLGLIVGPTTYSFTVVLVTFITGLAVGSMLFGWLADRTGKPGPLLLFSQIAAALSALFISQVLGNSQAFFAKLIFSFKDNFTLLMMIKSGALFSFMFLPTVFLGATFPLVGKLYTRSLGSVGKSIGFAYSINTAGAVLGSFCAGFILIPLLGKEHSLSLLTTLQLTTVLVVGSIMYAKILRKAALIPLALAVLIGGMAAVYYPHWDRFQLSTGKYHRFNAPWLNGLGWMEALFKGNEKIAAPLKGELVYFGDGIGGFTTVIKYVDFIGKVQYNLYNSGKADASTQPADMSTQTLLAHFPLLFHPDPKRVLVLGLASGISAGEALFYPIEKLDVIDINQQVVAASDFFRPWNNNVLSNPKTELIVQDGRAHMELTNRTYDVVISEPSNPWMAGLASLFTRDFFELVKDRLNNDGIFVQWLHSYQIDWADFALIGRTFHQVFPNSILVCTGLYGTIPDYILVGFKGNHGLDIQTAVKNFPSSRKSGNMVLNNPLLLYALIVGENLGKLFGEGPINTDNRPMLEFSAPKMVHTIDPTIPSRIAEEGLLSRQTQSVVSEINANVDSQIDKAVFTLSFNNPFKDMVDLAKATPEQKVRYAAVLSDYCSKNLVEDFSFISDPELLKMCIMAQIGAMQKKLAASPEKDRLLTHLGNMYGLLKQPQESANIFRQAIAANPRYDKAYFNLGIALSELNQLDESTSMYRKTIQINPSYARAYHNLGNNLVRQGNLGEAAEKYRQALSLDPGYAPTHRNLGVVLKRLGRTAEGERLIEEAARIGQNPVKM; the protein is encoded by the coding sequence ATGGCAAAGCACAAAGAAAGTAAAAGCAAAGCTGTATCGAAACCGGAAAAAACCAGCACATTGGCTCCTCCCTATTTCCTTGTTCTCAGCTTCTTTTTCATCTCCGGAATGACGGGTCTTATCTATGAGATTCTCTGGATCCGGATGATAGTTAAAATTATCGGGAGCTCGCCGTTCGCGGTCAGCATCGTGCTTACTGTATTCATGGGTGGTCTGGGTCTGGGGAGCTATCTGGCCAGCCGGTATATAGACCGGCATAACACTCCCCGTGAGCTGGTGAAAATATACGGCGTTCTGGAACTTGTGATCGGGGTATACGGTTTGGTTTTGCCGGTGCTGCTCATCCTTTTCAAGCCATTGTATGCATTCCTGTACAATCACCTGTTCGGGTACTTTCTGTTCTATAATCTCCTGACTTTTTTGGGATGCTCGTTTCTGCTCATCCTGCCGGTGACCTGTATGGGCGCTACCCTGCCGGTTTTAAGCCGCTTCTATGTAACCAGGCTCTCCCGCATCGGCGCCTCGCTCGGACGTCTGTACAGTATCAATACCATCGGCGGAGCGCTCGGCGCCCTTTTTTGCGGATTTTGGATCATTAATTTCTGGGGAGTATGGGGTTCCCTGGCATTTGCCATCCTCTTGAATATCACCATAGGGCTTTCCAGCATCTATCTGGCATCAACCCTGAAAAAAGGCCCGGTTCCTTTGGCTTTCGAAGCGCCATCGGCGAACGACAAACCATACTATGCTTCGGCTATCGGCGCCGGGGCGCTGGTTATTTTCGCCGTATCCGGTTTCTGTTCCATGGCCTATGAGGTGATCTGGACAAAACTCCTTGGGCTGATTGTCGGACCTACCACTTACTCTTTTACCGTGGTGCTGGTGACCTTCATCACCGGGCTTGCGGTGGGAAGCATGCTGTTCGGATGGCTGGCCGACAGGACAGGGAAACCTGGCCCCCTCCTTCTCTTTTCCCAGATCGCCGCGGCTTTGAGCGCTCTCTTCATCAGTCAGGTGCTGGGGAACAGCCAGGCATTCTTCGCCAAACTCATCTTCTCCTTCAAAGATAATTTCACTCTGCTCATGATGATAAAATCAGGCGCACTATTTTCCTTTATGTTCTTACCCACGGTGTTTCTCGGCGCTACATTTCCTCTGGTGGGGAAACTGTATACCCGTTCCCTCGGCTCTGTGGGAAAATCCATCGGTTTTGCCTATTCCATCAATACTGCTGGCGCGGTGCTCGGCTCATTCTGCGCCGGATTTATCCTTATCCCTCTCCTGGGAAAGGAACACAGCCTGAGTCTGCTCACTACCTTACAGCTTACCACGGTTCTGGTTGTCGGAAGCATCATGTACGCGAAAATCCTCAGGAAGGCTGCCTTGATCCCACTGGCGCTGGCTGTCCTGATAGGAGGCATGGCCGCCGTTTATTATCCGCATTGGGACCGTTTTCAGCTCTCCACCGGGAAATATCATCGGTTTAATGCTCCCTGGCTGAATGGATTGGGATGGATGGAGGCGCTGTTTAAAGGCAATGAAAAAATTGCCGCACCGCTCAAGGGGGAGTTAGTCTATTTTGGAGACGGAATAGGGGGGTTCACCACGGTAATTAAATATGTCGATTTTATCGGAAAAGTTCAATACAACCTGTACAACAGCGGCAAGGCTGATGCTTCAACCCAACCGGCGGATATGTCCACCCAGACTCTTTTAGCACATTTCCCCCTTCTCTTCCATCCCGATCCGAAACGGGTTCTGGTGCTTGGCCTTGCAAGCGGAATTTCCGCCGGAGAGGCTCTCTTTTATCCCATCGAAAAGCTGGATGTTATCGATATCAATCAGCAGGTAGTGGCCGCAAGCGACTTTTTCCGCCCCTGGAACAACAATGTTCTGTCAAACCCGAAGACCGAACTCATCGTTCAGGACGGCCGTGCTCACATGGAATTGACCAACCGAACCTACGATGTGGTCATTTCCGAGCCTTCCAACCCGTGGATGGCCGGGTTGGCTTCCCTGTTCACCCGTGATTTCTTCGAACTGGTCAAAGACAGACTGAACAATGACGGCATTTTTGTACAATGGCTTCATTCGTACCAGATCGACTGGGCGGATTTTGCGCTGATCGGGAGGACATTCCATCAGGTTTTCCCCAACAGCATCCTGGTCTGTACCGGCCTTTACGGTACAATTCCCGATTACATTCTGGTCGGTTTCAAAGGGAATCATGGACTGGATATACAAACAGCGGTTAAGAACTTTCCCAGCAGCCGTAAATCCGGAAATATGGTTCTCAATAATCCCCTCCTGCTCTATGCTCTCATTGTCGGCGAAAATCTGGGAAAACTATTCGGAGAGGGTCCTATCAACACCGATAATCGGCCGATGCTGGAGTTTTCAGCACCCAAGATGGTGCATACCATTGATCCCACGATCCCGTCACGGATAGCGGAGGAGGGATTGCTGAGCCGTCAAACGCAGAGCGTTGTCAGTGAAATCAATGCCAATGTGGACTCACAGATAGATAAGGCCGTTTTTACACTTTCGTTCAACAACCCCTTCAAGGATATGGTCGACCTCGCCAAAGCCACTCCGGAACAAAAAGTACGGTATGCCGCTGTTCTATCAGATTACTGCTCCAAAAACCTGGTGGAAGATTTTTCTTTCATCAGCGACCCGGAATTACTGAAAATGTGTATCATGGCGCAGATCGGGGCCATGCAGAAAAAACTCGCTGCCTCGCCGGAGAAGGACCGCCTTCTCACTCATCTGGGAAATATGTATGGTTTATTGAAACAGCCCCAGGAATCTGCAAACATTTTCCGCCAGGCGATAGCCGCCAATCCTCGATATGACAAGGCGTACTTCAATCTGGGAATTGCCCTCTCCGAACTGAATCAACTCGATGAATCCACCAGTATGTACCGTAAGACGATTCAAATCAACCCCTCTTATGCCAGAGCATACCATAATTTGGGAAACAACCTGGTCCGCCAGGGAAACCTTGGGGAAGCGGCTGAGAAATACCGTCAGGCGCTTTCCTTAGACCCCGGATATGCCCCTACTCACCGGAACCTGGGGGTTGTTCTTAAAAGATTGGGCCGGACTGCCGAAGGGGAGAGACTTATAGAAGAGGCGGCAAGAATCGGTCAAAATCCGGTGAAGATGTGA
- a CDS encoding nucleotidyltransferase domain-containing protein: MQRKITRAAAALKSYGAIEVYIFGSLAEGTFTRDSDVDMAVSGLPPGVFFRALGHAHEILGRPVDLIDLDDGSLFSEYLKKEGLLLHVDHIEKRN; encoded by the coding sequence ATGCAACGTAAAATAACCCGTGCAGCCGCCGCATTGAAGTCATACGGTGCTATCGAGGTGTATATCTTCGGATCGCTTGCGGAAGGAACGTTCACACGGGATTCCGATGTTGACATGGCAGTGAGCGGGCTGCCGCCTGGTGTGTTTTTCAGGGCTTTGGGTCATGCCCACGAGATTCTCGGGCGGCCTGTTGACTTAATAGACCTTGATGATGGGAGTCTGTTTTCGGAATACCTGAAAAAAGAAGGGCTTCTTCTCCATGTCGACCATATTGAGAAAAGAAATTGA
- a CDS encoding SDR family oxidoreductase has protein sequence MDLRLKDKVALITGGTNGLGLRTARAFAQEGAHVSVCSIDPEEVLSRVENELKTYGVQAAALKANVCIAEQAKYVVEETIKRFGGIDILINNVGKRFGDSLFEATDEEWFKTYDSIIFQAIRMIKLVTPEMRRRGGGSIVNISSVSGWLPQLAKGSQYSSSKAALIFLAEPLALELCHDNIRVNTISPGSMISPDGVWEKWRQQHPEDFETYVREGFPRGHLGYPEDIADVIVFVASPRAHWINGRHIPVDGLQQPNPAPGYKNW, from the coding sequence GTGGATTTACGGTTGAAAGACAAGGTGGCGCTGATCACCGGCGGAACGAACGGTCTGGGTTTACGGACCGCCCGGGCGTTTGCACAGGAGGGCGCCCACGTGAGCGTCTGCTCCATCGACCCGGAGGAGGTGCTTTCGCGGGTGGAGAACGAGCTGAAAACATACGGGGTTCAGGCGGCGGCGCTCAAGGCGAATGTCTGCATCGCAGAACAGGCAAAATATGTTGTTGAGGAGACCATAAAACGTTTCGGCGGCATCGATATCCTCATCAACAATGTCGGGAAACGTTTCGGCGACAGCCTGTTTGAGGCCACAGATGAGGAGTGGTTCAAAACCTATGATTCCATCATCTTTCAGGCTATCCGCATGATCAAGCTGGTGACCCCCGAAATGCGCAGGCGCGGCGGAGGGTCCATCGTGAACATATCCTCCGTATCCGGCTGGCTGCCCCAGCTTGCGAAGGGAAGCCAGTACAGCTCATCCAAGGCGGCGCTCATCTTCCTTGCCGAGCCTCTGGCGCTGGAGCTTTGCCATGACAACATCCGGGTGAACACCATTTCGCCCGGTTCCATGATCAGCCCCGACGGCGTCTGGGAGAAATGGCGTCAGCAGCATCCCGAGGACTTCGAGACCTATGTGCGTGAGGGATTCCCCAGGGGACATCTCGGCTACCCGGAGGATATAGCCGACGTGATTGTGTTCGTTGCCTCCCCTCGGGCGCACTGGATCAATGGCCGTCACATCCCGGTTGACGGTCTTCAGCAGCCCAATCCCGCACCCGGGTACAAAAACTGGTAA
- a CDS encoding DUF6298 domain-containing protein, whose amino-acid sequence MKPIHLAVLALAVLQCAPYNALRGGPAVPISLHPGNPHYFLFRGKPTVLITSGEHYGAVLNLDFDYVPYLDELKAHDLNLTRTWVGTYREIPGSFKITDNTLAPHPNRYICPWVRSTTPGYFDGGNKFDLTKWDDHYFKRLKDFMTQASRRGIVVELNLFCPNYNDNLWGASPMNAANNINGIGGCPSTEVYTLKHKDLVDIHETVTRKIVQELRGFDNLYYEVCNEPYFGGVTLEWQNHIVDVIVDAEKKLPRKHLISMNIANGRAKVANPHPNVSIFNFHYCVPPDVVEMNYGLNKVIGENETGFRGKKDVTYRTEGWEFIIAGGGLYNNLDYSFTSKHADGSFMDYKSPGGGSPELRHQLSILKDFIHSFDFIRMAPKNAVIKGGVPKGATARALMESGKQYALYINGGKQADLKLELPAGTYVIEWLDTRIGAIVRNEKLQHPGGVVALRSPEYSEDIALRIKASQ is encoded by the coding sequence ATGAAACCCATCCATCTTGCCGTTCTGGCGCTCGCCGTTCTTCAGTGCGCCCCGTACAATGCTCTTCGCGGCGGTCCCGCCGTGCCAATTTCTTTGCATCCTGGTAACCCGCACTACTTTCTCTTCCGTGGCAAGCCCACGGTGCTGATCACCTCCGGCGAACACTATGGCGCGGTGCTCAATCTGGATTTCGATTATGTTCCTTATCTGGACGAGCTAAAAGCCCACGATCTCAATCTCACGCGCACCTGGGTGGGAACCTACCGTGAGATTCCCGGCTCTTTCAAGATCACCGACAATACGCTCGCTCCCCACCCAAACCGGTATATATGTCCGTGGGTCCGGAGCACCACCCCCGGATATTTCGACGGCGGCAACAAGTTCGACCTCACAAAGTGGGACGACCATTATTTCAAGCGCCTGAAGGATTTCATGACTCAGGCTTCCAGGCGCGGCATCGTGGTTGAGCTGAATCTCTTCTGCCCCAACTATAACGATAATCTCTGGGGTGCGAGCCCGATGAACGCCGCCAACAACATCAACGGGATTGGGGGCTGCCCAAGCACCGAGGTCTACACGCTGAAGCACAAGGATCTTGTCGACATCCACGAGACGGTCACTCGGAAGATCGTTCAGGAGCTGCGCGGCTTCGACAACCTCTATTACGAGGTATGCAACGAGCCTTACTTCGGCGGGGTAACTCTGGAGTGGCAAAACCATATCGTGGATGTGATCGTGGACGCCGAAAAAAAACTCCCGCGAAAACACCTGATCTCGATGAACATCGCCAATGGCCGGGCGAAGGTCGCGAACCCTCATCCGAACGTTTCCATTTTTAATTTCCACTACTGTGTTCCCCCGGACGTGGTCGAGATGAACTACGGCCTTAATAAGGTCATCGGCGAGAACGAAACCGGTTTCCGCGGGAAGAAGGATGTAACCTACCGTACCGAGGGATGGGAGTTCATCATCGCCGGAGGCGGCTTGTATAATAACCTGGATTATTCGTTCACTTCCAAACACGCCGACGGTTCGTTCATGGATTACAAGTCACCAGGCGGCGGCAGCCCTGAGTTGCGTCACCAGCTCAGCATCCTCAAGGACTTCATCCACAGTTTCGACTTCATTCGCATGGCCCCCAAGAATGCTGTCATTAAGGGGGGAGTCCCGAAGGGTGCGACGGCTCGGGCTTTGATGGAATCGGGCAAACAGTATGCGCTCTACATCAACGGTGGTAAACAAGCAGACCTGAAACTGGAGCTCCCGGCGGGGACGTATGTCATCGAATGGCTCGACACCAGGATCGGCGCAATCGTCAGAAACGAGAAATTGCAGCACCCGGGAGGAGTCGTCGCGCTCCGTTCGCCGGAATATTCCGAGGACATCGCACTGAGGATAAAGGCGTCCCAATAA
- a CDS encoding fused MFS/spermidine synthase, with amino-acid sequence MAKRQAQKNKIQAKSEAQDRFKIPYYLVLCFFFISGMTGLIYEILWTRMIVKIIGSAPFAVSIVLTVFMGGLGLGSYLASRSIDRLKTPGALVKIYGILELTVGVYGLVLPALLVLFKPLYALLYNHLFGHFLVYNLLTFLGCSFLLILPVTCMGATLPVLSRFYVTSLSRIGASLGRLYSINTIGGALGALFCGFWIINFWGVWGSLAFAILLNTVIGLSSIYLGTRKPGDGIPRERDEPSGARQPEYARMIGIAALVIFAVSGFCSMAYEVIWTKLLGLIVGPTTYSFTVVLVTFITGLAAGSMFFGWLADRTGKPGFLLVATQIAAAVSALFISQVLGSSQTFFAKLIFTFKDNFTLLMMVKSLTLFSFMLFPTFFLGATFPLVGKLYTRSLDAIGKSIGFAYSINTLGAVLGSFAAGFVLIPLLGKEHSLSLLAVMQLFTILIAGGIITVTARKKVALLVPLVLAVLLGIMAAAYYPHWDRRLLSIGKYQRFDKPMLNSMGWYESLGKGNQKMAAKTSEQLVFFGDGIGGFTTVMKFINIDGKIDFSLYNSGKADASTMKMDMTTQILLAHFPLLFHQSPKQVLVLGLASGITAGETLYYPIEKLDVIDINQQVVAASNFFRRWNNNVLSNPKTELIVQDGRAHMELTRRKYDVVISEPSNPWMAGLATLFTREFFELVKERLNDKGVFVQWVHSYQMDWDTFTLIGRTFHAVFPNCKLVRTSDVFPDYLLIGFKGDGGLDMGTAEKNMQYAIKSPNMVLLDPRVFYDLIVNEDFEKLCGQGPIHTDNRPQLEFSAPRLMYLEDFTIRDNLVKKRWLTPGTERIIREVYSDVNAQIDKAVLTLSFNTPLPNMVDLSKASPEQKARYSAVLSSYCSENVVEDFTFISDPELQKMCISAQIEAMQKKINTVRNKDRLFSHIANLYNLLKMPQEAISYYTLAIETNPRNEVAYINLGNLLAEQDLFDEAIRMYREAVQINPLYAKSFYNWGCLLARQGKLVEAEEKLRRALSLDPEFALSHRSLGDVLTKLGKSAEGNEHLEEAAKLGQNQSTAVK; translated from the coding sequence ATGGCAAAACGCCAGGCTCAAAAAAATAAAATCCAGGCAAAATCGGAAGCGCAGGACAGGTTCAAAATACCCTATTACCTTGTTCTGTGCTTCTTTTTCATATCCGGAATGACCGGCCTCATCTATGAGATCCTGTGGACCAGGATGATAGTTAAGATCATCGGAAGCGCCCCGTTTGCAGTGAGCATCGTACTCACCGTGTTCATGGGTGGTCTGGGGCTGGGGAGCTACCTGGCCAGCCGCTCTATCGACCGTCTGAAAACACCTGGGGCGCTGGTGAAAATTTACGGCATTCTGGAATTGACTGTCGGCGTGTACGGTCTGGTTTTGCCGGCGCTGCTCGTTCTTTTCAAACCGCTCTATGCGCTCCTGTACAACCATCTGTTCGGGCATTTTCTGGTCTATAATCTCTTGACTTTTTTAGGATGCTCGTTCCTGCTCATCCTGCCGGTGACCTGCATGGGCGCCACCCTGCCGGTTTTGAGCCGGTTTTATGTGACCAGCCTCTCCCGGATCGGCGCCTCTCTCGGGCGCCTGTACAGTATAAACACCATCGGGGGAGCGCTCGGCGCCCTTTTCTGCGGATTCTGGATCATCAATTTCTGGGGAGTGTGGGGTTCCCTGGCTTTTGCCATACTGCTCAATACCGTCATCGGGCTTTCCAGCATCTACCTTGGTACGCGAAAACCGGGTGACGGCATCCCACGGGAAAGGGATGAGCCTTCCGGCGCCAGGCAGCCGGAGTATGCCCGGATGATTGGGATTGCGGCGCTGGTTATTTTCGCCGTATCCGGCTTCTGTTCCATGGCCTACGAAGTGATATGGACAAAACTCCTGGGGTTGATCGTCGGGCCTACCACCTACTCTTTCACCGTGGTGCTGGTAACATTTATCACCGGACTTGCAGCGGGAAGCATGTTTTTCGGATGGCTGGCCGACAGAACCGGGAAACCGGGCTTTCTCCTTGTTGCCACCCAGATCGCAGCGGCTGTAAGCGCTCTCTTCATCAGCCAGGTGCTGGGGAGCAGCCAGACATTCTTTGCAAAACTTATTTTTACCTTTAAAGACAATTTCACCCTGCTCATGATGGTGAAATCTCTTACGCTGTTTTCGTTTATGTTATTTCCAACTTTTTTCCTTGGGGCCACGTTTCCGTTAGTTGGCAAACTCTATACCAGATCTCTCGACGCTATAGGAAAATCGATCGGATTTGCCTATTCGATCAACACACTCGGCGCCGTTTTGGGTTCTTTCGCAGCCGGTTTTGTTCTCATACCGCTCCTGGGAAAGGAACACAGCCTGAGCCTGCTCGCCGTAATGCAGCTTTTCACTATCCTTATCGCCGGGGGTATCATCACGGTAACGGCCCGGAAGAAGGTAGCCTTATTGGTACCGTTAGTGCTTGCCGTTCTGCTCGGTATTATGGCCGCCGCATACTATCCGCACTGGGATCGGAGGCTGCTTTCTATCGGGAAATATCAACGGTTTGACAAACCGATGCTGAACAGTATGGGATGGTATGAGTCGCTCGGTAAAGGTAATCAAAAGATGGCCGCCAAAACGTCAGAGCAGCTGGTTTTTTTCGGGGACGGAATCGGCGGATTTACCACCGTTATGAAATTCATCAATATCGACGGGAAAATTGATTTCAGCCTTTACAACAGCGGAAAAGCGGACGCCTCAACCATGAAAATGGACATGACCACCCAGATCCTCCTGGCTCATTTCCCGCTGCTCTTTCATCAAAGCCCGAAACAGGTGCTTGTTCTCGGTCTGGCCAGCGGAATCACTGCCGGAGAAACATTATATTATCCTATTGAAAAACTGGATGTAATCGATATCAATCAGCAGGTTGTCGCTGCCAGTAACTTTTTCCGCCGGTGGAACAACAACGTGCTTTCGAATCCAAAAACCGAACTCATCGTACAGGACGGCCGCGCCCATATGGAACTGACCAGGCGGAAGTACGATGTTGTTATTTCCGAACCATCCAATCCCTGGATGGCCGGTCTGGCCACATTGTTCACCCGGGAATTTTTTGAACTGGTCAAAGAAAGACTCAATGACAAAGGCGTATTCGTACAATGGGTTCATTCATACCAGATGGATTGGGACACGTTCACTCTGATCGGCCGGACATTCCATGCCGTGTTCCCGAACTGCAAACTTGTCCGCACCTCGGATGTCTTTCCCGATTATCTGTTGATCGGTTTCAAAGGTGACGGCGGCCTGGATATGGGTACAGCGGAAAAAAACATGCAATATGCAATAAAATCTCCCAATATGGTTCTTCTCGATCCTCGAGTGTTTTACGACCTTATCGTAAACGAAGATTTTGAAAAACTCTGCGGCCAGGGCCCGATCCATACCGATAACCGGCCACAGTTGGAGTTTTCGGCTCCCCGGCTGATGTATCTTGAAGATTTCACCATCCGTGATAATCTGGTAAAGAAAAGATGGCTGACACCCGGAACCGAGAGGATAATTCGCGAAGTCTATTCCGATGTCAATGCCCAGATCGATAAGGCTGTTTTAACACTTTCATTCAACACTCCGCTTCCGAACATGGTTGATCTTTCGAAAGCATCTCCCGAACAGAAAGCGCGGTACTCCGCAGTTCTTTCCTCCTACTGCTCCGAGAACGTGGTGGAAGATTTTACCTTCATCAGCGATCCGGAATTACAGAAAATGTGCATATCGGCCCAGATAGAAGCGATGCAGAAAAAGATCAACACCGTGCGGAATAAGGATCGTCTCTTTTCACATATTGCCAATCTGTATAACCTGCTGAAAATGCCCCAGGAAGCGATAAGTTATTACACCCTGGCGATCGAAACCAATCCTCGCAACGAAGTTGCATATATCAATCTGGGGAATCTCCTCGCCGAACAGGATCTTTTCGATGAAGCGATCCGGATGTACCGGGAGGCGGTTCAGATCAATCCTCTCTATGCCAAATCTTTTTATAACTGGGGATGCCTTTTGGCCCGTCAGGGAAAACTTGTCGAAGCGGAAGAGAAATTACGCCGCGCGCTCTCCCTGGACCCTGAATTCGCCCTTTCACACCGTTCCCTGGGGGATGTTCTTACAAAACTTGGTAAATCCGCCGAAGGGAATGAACATCTCGAGGAAGCGGCGAAGCTCGGCCAGAACCAGTCAACTGCTGTAAAATAA